One Pseudomonadota bacterium DNA segment encodes these proteins:
- a CDS encoding DNA methyltransferase — protein sequence MIETDELLNIKEASEWATEHLGKTVTTSNISYLIHYGRIKKINGNGTTQVSKQELISYYKSYNGYRELSWKDQLGEDLNWALSFDQYKEAETTKHVHRLHPYKGKFIPQLVEYFLDSHTDNFKKETYFKSGDIILDPFSGSGTTIVQACELGMHAIGIDVSAFNTLIGHCKVTKYNLTDVQIEINRITKALKEFLSNSRTPEFEEKLLQTLYEFNNKHFPVPEYKYKVKRNIINEDEYGAEKEKEFLPIFNDLVNQYKIKSRQDKADSFLDKWYSQHIRDEIQFVFDEIKKVKNTDTKNIISVILSRTIRSCRATTHADLATLIEPITTTYYCSKHGKVCKPLFSIFKWWETYTKDTLKRLSHFNRLRAQTFQVCMAGDSRTIDIFDELEKKNTEFAELARRQYIKGIFSSPPYVGLIDYHEQHAYAYDLFGFERKDDLEIGPLFKGQGREAKQSYIQGITDVLNNCKKFLANDYDVFLVANDKYNMYPMIAENAGMQIINVYKRPVLNRTEKDKGAYSETIFHLKRK from the coding sequence ATGATAGAGACTGATGAACTACTCAACATAAAAGAAGCAAGTGAGTGGGCAACAGAACATTTAGGCAAAACAGTCACGACCTCAAATATTTCTTATCTCATCCATTACGGAAGAATAAAAAAAATCAATGGTAACGGAACAACGCAAGTTTCCAAGCAAGAATTGATCAGCTACTACAAATCTTATAACGGATATAGGGAACTTTCTTGGAAGGATCAGCTCGGTGAAGATTTAAATTGGGCTTTATCTTTTGACCAATATAAAGAAGCCGAAACCACAAAACATGTTCACCGTCTGCATCCTTATAAAGGTAAATTTATTCCGCAACTTGTAGAGTATTTCCTTGACAGTCACACAGACAATTTTAAAAAAGAAACCTACTTCAAAAGCGGTGATATTATTCTTGACCCGTTTTCTGGCAGTGGAACTACTATAGTACAAGCTTGCGAACTTGGAATGCACGCCATTGGCATTGATGTTTCTGCCTTCAATACCCTTATAGGACACTGTAAGGTTACGAAATACAATTTGACTGACGTTCAAATAGAAATCAATCGAATAACAAAAGCACTGAAGGAATTTCTATCAAATTCCCGCACACCTGAGTTTGAGGAAAAACTTTTACAAACACTTTATGAATTCAACAACAAACATTTTCCGGTCCCAGAATACAAATATAAAGTAAAGCGCAATATAATTAACGAGGACGAATACGGAGCAGAGAAAGAAAAAGAGTTTCTACCTATCTTCAACGACCTCGTTAATCAATATAAAATCAAATCAAGACAGGACAAGGCCGATTCCTTTCTTGATAAATGGTATTCCCAACATATCAGAGATGAAATCCAATTTGTGTTTGATGAAATTAAAAAGGTTAAAAACACAGATACAAAAAACATTATCAGTGTCATTTTGAGCAGAACCATCCGTTCTTGCAGAGCAACAACTCACGCTGATTTAGCAACATTAATCGAGCCCATTACGACAACTTACTATTGTTCAAAACATGGTAAGGTATGCAAGCCGCTTTTCTCAATTTTTAAATGGTGGGAAACCTATACAAAAGATACGTTAAAACGTCTTTCACATTTTAACAGATTGCGGGCACAGACTTTTCAGGTTTGTATGGCCGGAGACAGCCGCACCATTGATATCTTTGACGAACTTGAAAAGAAAAATACTGAATTTGCAGAATTAGCACGAAGGCAATATATTAAAGGAATATTCTCAAGTCCTCCATATGTTGGACTAATTGACTACCATGAACAACATGCCTATGCCTATGACCTCTTTGGGTTTGAACGTAAGGACGATTTGGAAATAGGCCCCCTTTTTAAAGGACAAGGAAGAGAAGCAAAACAAAGCTATATTCAGGGAATAACCGACGTGCTCAATAACTGTAAGAAGTTTTTAGCTAACGACTATGATGTTTTTCTGGTAGCCAATGATAAATACAATATGTATCCAATGATTGCAGAAAACGCAGGAATGCAAATTATCAATGTATATAAACGACCAGTTTTAAATCGTACCGAAAAAGACAAAGGCGCATATTCGGAAACTATTTTCCATTTAAAGAGGAAGTGA
- a CDS encoding anaerobic ribonucleoside-triphosphate reductase activating protein: MENNLPIKGFIETSFIDWKGQLASVMFSGGCNFRCPYCHNSNLVLNHDKMEDIPFEYIISTLRKFKTWVERVVITGGEPTIHMSLFHTIGQIKKEGIRIKLDTNGSSPSVLKGLVKDGLIDYIAMDIKGPIDRYRRWCGIKVDTKKIEESIQFIMEGNVDYEFRMTVVPFLHREEDVYETVEYVKNAKRFYVQEFKPKNTLNPNFAEVKPFSPQKMERIRENVNQLLTTNSQQPANRDRGSGA; the protein is encoded by the coding sequence ATGGAAAATAATCTTCCTATAAAAGGTTTTATAGAAACAAGTTTTATTGACTGGAAAGGACAGCTTGCGTCAGTAATGTTCTCCGGGGGCTGTAACTTCAGGTGCCCTTATTGCCACAACAGTAACCTTGTGCTCAATCATGACAAGATGGAAGATATACCCTTCGAATATATAATCAGCACATTGAGGAAATTTAAAACATGGGTGGAAAGGGTTGTAATCACCGGAGGGGAGCCAACTATTCACATGAGCCTTTTTCATACGATAGGGCAGATAAAAAAAGAAGGTATACGTATTAAGCTCGATACAAATGGCTCGTCACCCTCTGTGCTCAAGGGGCTTGTGAAGGATGGTCTGATTGACTACATAGCCATGGACATAAAGGGGCCCATAGATAGGTACAGGAGATGGTGTGGGATTAAAGTAGACACGAAAAAGATAGAAGAGAGTATACAGTTCATCATGGAAGGGAATGTAGATTATGAATTCAGAATGACCGTTGTGCCCTTTCTCCACAGGGAAGAAGATGTGTACGAAACCGTTGAATATGTGAAGAATGCAAAGAGATTTTATGTCCAGGAGTTTAAACCAAAAAATACATTGAACCCGAACTTTGCAGAAGTAAAACCCTTCTCACCTCAAAAGATGGAGAGGATAAGGGAGAATGTGAATCAGCTGTTAACCACAAACAGTCAGCAACCAGCAAACAGGGATCGGGGGTCAGGGGCTTAG
- a CDS encoding TdeIII family type II restriction endonuclease, whose product MALSQEQITQIENVLRNSLRHKFQNYNPEPASMPFHTRLLGKDRLALYSFIHSLNTNFGTSIFEPVALALASANFADAASQQVAGTKISLEAHRAIQNIMDGLATANTSPNKPEEIDKLRTVCRQGEMRTVKLTKVDIKLVAHDGTIYLFDLKTAKPNAGGFKEFKRTLLEWVAAALAIDQTANIQSLIAIPYNPYEPQPYNRWTIRGMLDLQNELKVAEEFWDFLGGQGAYQQLLDIFERIGIELRPEIDDYFARYSRH is encoded by the coding sequence ATGGCATTATCTCAAGAGCAAATTACTCAAATTGAAAATGTGCTCAGGAATAGCTTGAGGCACAAATTTCAAAACTATAATCCAGAACCCGCCTCAATGCCATTTCATACACGGTTGCTTGGAAAAGACAGATTGGCTTTGTATTCATTTATACATTCTCTAAACACAAATTTCGGTACGAGCATATTTGAACCTGTTGCATTAGCCCTTGCATCAGCAAACTTTGCAGATGCAGCGTCACAACAAGTAGCAGGAACAAAAATTTCATTGGAGGCACATAGGGCCATTCAAAACATAATGGACGGATTAGCAACAGCCAATACATCTCCGAACAAACCAGAGGAAATCGATAAACTTAGAACAGTTTGCAGACAAGGAGAAATGAGAACCGTCAAATTGACTAAAGTTGATATTAAACTTGTCGCCCATGATGGGACAATCTACCTCTTTGACCTCAAGACCGCAAAACCGAATGCCGGCGGTTTTAAAGAATTTAAGCGGACACTGTTAGAATGGGTCGCCGCAGCACTTGCAATAGACCAGACAGCAAATATTCAATCACTCATTGCAATCCCTTACAACCCTTATGAACCACAACCTTACAATCGATGGACAATACGAGGCATGTTAGACCTGCAAAACGAACTCAAAGTGGCAGAAGAATTCTGGGACTTCCTTGGTGGACAAGGAGCATATCAACAGTTGCTTGATATTTTCGAAAGAATTGGCATTGAATTACGACCGGAAATTGATGATTACTTCGCTCGTTACAGCCGCCATTGA